The sequence below is a genomic window from Variovorax paradoxus B4.
GTCCTCGAGCGCGAACGAGCGCACGAGGTAACCCTTCTTCGGCTGGTGATCGATCAGCCCCTCCATTGCCAGCGCGGCCAGCGCGGTGCGCACTGGCGTGCGCGACACCTTGAGGCTTTCCGCGATGGGCACTTCCTCCACGCGCATGCCGGGCGCAAGCCGCCCGTGAAGGATCCAGGCGCGCAGCGTCTCGGTGACTTGTTGAGAGAGTGTGTCCATGTCAGGTATACATGATGCCTGTAAATTTGGGCAATGGTTCGAGTTATTAGGGAAAACGAGGGCGCATTCATGTTGCCATGTATACACAATGCGATCCTCGATCAACTTTCAAGCCGCATGAGCGCGGCCCGGAGACCCTGCTGCCATGGCGGAACATCATGCACAACCCCACGGCCGGCTGGCCCTCGTGACCGGTGGCGGCCGGGGTATCGGCGAGGCCGTGTGCCGCCGTCTCGCGGCCAGCGGCTATCGCGTCGTTGTGGCCGACATCGACGGCGACAACGCCCGCGCCGTGGCAGAGGCTCTCGGCGAAGGCCACCACTTCCGCCAGTTCGACGTGAGCGAAGAGGCTGCCGTCGAAGCCGCATTCGACGACGTCGAAAGCAAGCTCGGTCCGGTCGCCGCGCTGGTCTGCGTGGCCGGCATCTTGCTGATGCCCGGCGGCGAGCGCTCGCTCATCAAGGACACCACGCTCGAAGACTGGGAACGCACCTTCGCAGTGAACGCACGCAGCGTGTTCCTGTGCGGGCGCGCCTACCTGCGCCGCCGCGAGGTGGCACCTGTGGCGCATGGCCGCATCGTCACCTTCGGCTCGGTGGCGGCACAGCTCGGCGGCTACCGTTCGAGCGCGACCTACATCGGCGCGAAGTCGGCGGTGCTCGGCCTCACCAAGGCCATGGCGCGCGAATCGGCGCACCTGGGCGTGACCGTCAACGCGGTGGCGCCCGGCCTCATCGACACCGACATGCTGCGCGGCACCGTGCGCAGCAGCGGCGCGCTGGAGGCGGCGGCCGCCAACATCCCGCTCGGGCGCATCGGCACGGTGGACGACGTGGCGGGTGCGGTCGATTACCTTGCCTCGGAGCAGGCGGCCTACATCACGGGCAACGTGATCGACGTCAACGGCGGCTACCGCATGCAGTAGGGCCCACGGCCCGCCTTCCCTTTATTCCAACGGAGACAGCACCATGAAGAAGAACCTGCTTTCGGCCCTGGCCACCAGCGCGGCACTGTGCGCGCTGGTGCCCGCCGCGTTCGCGCAGTCCGAACCCGGCCTCACCGACAAGACCATCAAGATCGGCATGTTCTCGCCGATGTCGGGCGCGTCGATGAACTACGGCTTCGACGTGATCAACGCCGCCAGGATGTACTACGACAAGGTCAACAAGGAAGGCGGTGTGAACGGCCGCAAGATCGAGCTCGTGGTGGAGGACGACCGCTGCAACGCCAACGACCTGCTGGCCGCGGTGAAGAAGCTCACCGAGCAGGACCAGGTGTTCCTGCTCAACGGCGGCTCGTGCTCCGCGGCCGTGGTGGGCGCGCGCGAATACGTCGAGCGCGCGAAGATCCCGCTCGTGATGCTCAACGCCTCGGGCGACGGGGCGCTGTATCCGCCGTCGAGGTACATCTACGGCGCGTTCTCGATCTCGCAGCACGCCGTGGGCGGCTCCATGGTGCAGTTCGCGAGCGAGCAGCTCAAGGCGAAGAAGATCGGCTACATCAACCACGACGACGCCTACGGCGGCTGGAACCTCGAATCGGCCCAGGCGCAGGCCAAGGCGCTCGGCGGCGTCGACCTGCAGGTGCAGTCGGTCAATCCGAACATCACCGACGTCACGGCGCCCATGCTCAAGATCAAGGCTGCCAACCCCGACGTGCTGCTGCTCACGACCTATGCGCGACCCGTGAGCCTGATTGTCAAGCGCGCTTTCGAACTGGGCTTCAACAAGCCCATCGTGCTGGCCGTCAACTCCACCGCCGACCTGAAGCAACTGGTGGAGAACGTGGGCAACAAGGACGCCTTCAAGAACGTCTACATCCAGGAAGTGCTGGCCGACCTTCCCGGCGGCCCCAAGCTCAAGTGGGTGTACGACATGTACAAGGCCGCCTACCCAGACCTGGCCTCGAAACCCGGCTACCCGCAGACCTACATGCCCTACGGCATTCCATCGGCGATGGCGGTGGTCAACGCTCTGAAGGCCGCGGGCCCGAACCCCACGCGCGAGAAGGTGCTGGCGGCGCTCTCGACGATGAAGTTCGACTCCGGCGTGATGGCCGGCCCGATCGAATTCGGCCCGGACGACCGCGCGGCGCAGGAGGCGGCGATCTACATCAAGTTCGACGGCAGCAACATGGCGCTGGTGCCGGGCAGCTACAAGAGCGTGTGGAAGTACAAGCCCTGAGGGCGAGCATCGCATGAGCCCTTCCGACATCTGGCTTTTCGTGCAGCAGGGCGTGCTGTCCGGCATCGTCACGGGCAGCGTCTATGCGCTGCTCGCGGTGGCGATCGTGATGGTCTTCAAGACCACCGACGTGCCGAACTTCTCGCAGGGCGAGATCTTCATGGCCGGCGGCTACGCGGCGCTCTTCCCGCTGGTGGTATGGGGCTGGCCCTATTGGGGCGCGGTGCTTGCGAGCATCGCGGTCACCGCCTTGCTCGCCGCAGCGTTCCAGCGCGTGGTGATGCAGCGCGTGACCGCGTCGCGCGGCGTAGGCGTGCAGCTCGTCATCGCCACGCTGGGCTTCGCCTACCTGCTTAAGGGCCTGGTGCGCAAGACGGGGCTGGGCGACACGCCGCGCTCGCTGCCTTCGCTGGTGCCGCAGGACCCGGTCATGATCGGGCAGGCCTCGCTCACGCTGCTCGACCTGGCCATCTTTGGCTCGGCCGTGGTGGTGATGGTGCTGCTGTACCTGATGTTCACGCGCACCCGCACCGGGCAGGCCATGCGCGCGGTGGGCATGAACCCGCGCGGCGCACAGATCGTGGGCGTGAAGCTCGGCACGATCCGCATGAAGATCTGGGCGCTCACGGGCGTCATCTCGGCCATCTCGGCGCTGCTCATCACGCCCAAGATCCTCATCACGCCCGACATCGGGCACATCGCGATCCTGGCCTACGCGGCCGCCATCGTCGGCGGCTTCGCCAGCCTGCCGGGCGCTGTGGTCGGCGGCTTCATCATCGGCATCGTCGAGAACCTGGTGGGGCTGTTCATCTCGTCCAACGCCATCGTGGTCGCGCCCTTCGTGGCGATCATGGTGGTGCTGCTGGTGCGTCCGCAGGGGCTGCTCGGCGGCAAGCCGCAGGTGAAGAAGGTATGAGTGCCTCTTCGATTTCTTCTCCCTGGTGGGATCGCACGGTGCTGCTCGCCATGGCGGTGGTGCTCGCGGTGCTGCCCTTCACCACCAGCGGCTATGTGCTGTACGTGGTCAATCTGCTGATGGTGTTCACAGTGCTCGCGCTCGGCATGCACCTGGTCATCGGCGAGACGGGGCAGTTCGCGCTGTCGCATGCGGCCTTCTTCGGCATCGGCATCTACACGGCGGGGCTCATCAACAACCAGTGGCAGCCGCCGTTCTTCGTGTCGATCCTCGCGGGTGCGGTGCTTTCGGCCGTGCTGGGCTGGGTGATCGGCCTGCTGGCCCTGCGCATGCGCGACATCTACCTGGCGCTCGCGACCTTCGCGTTCGGCGAGGCGATGCAATGGGTGTTCCTGAACTGGGAGCGGGTGACCAACGGCTCCAACGGCCTGCAGATGAAGCCGGCCTCCCTTGGCGGCTACCAGTTGATGAACGACCTGCAGGCCTACCCCTTCGTGGTGGCCATCGCGGCGCTGATGCTGTGGCTCACGGTGGCGCTGTCGCGTTCGCGGCTGGGCTCGTCGTTTCGCGCGGTGCGCGAGAGCGACGTGGCGGCCATTGCCATGGGCGTGAACACGCGCGCGGTCAAGGTCACGGCCTTCGTGCTGTCGGCGGCCTTCGCGGGCGTGGCGGGCGGCATGTACACGCTTTTCACCTCGTTCATCCATCCCGAGAGCCTGGGCTTCCAGACCACGATCCTGATCCTCACGATGGTGGTGGTCGGCGGGCTCGGATCGGTGCGCGGCGCGGTGGCGGGCGCCATCGTGTTCGGCCTGGTGTCGGAGCTGCTGCGGCAGGCCCCTTCGTACCAGGAAATCATTTACGGCGGCATCCTCATGCTCTTCATGATGTTCCTGCCCAAGGGCATGGCATCGCTCTTCGCGGCGCGCCGCAAGCAACAGCGCGCCGCATCGGTGGCCGTGATGGAGAAGCAGGCATGAACGCCACGGCATTTCTCGACGTGCGCGACGTCAGCGTGGTGTTCGGCGGCCTCAAGGCGGTGAACGGGCTGTCGTTCCAGGTGGAGCAGGGCCGTATCCATGCACTCATCGGGCCCAACGGCGCGGGCAAGTCGACCACCTTCAACTGCATCTCGCGCTTCTACACGCCCACGAGCGGCAGCGTCAGCTTCGAAGGGCGCGAGCTCACGCGCGTGTCGCCGCACCGCATGGCGTCCCTCGGCATCGCGCGCACCTTCCAGAACCTGGAGCTATTCGCCGAACTGTCGGTGCTGGAGAACGTGCTGCTCGGCACCCATGCGCACGGGGCCAACACGCTCGGCCGGCTGCTGCGCCGCCCCGACCGCGAGACCGAGGACTTCGCGCTGCACCTGCTGGAGCGCGTGGGCCTGGCCGGCGAGCGGCACCAGCCGGCGCGCGATCTCGACTTCGGCCGCCAGAAGCTGCTCGAACTCGCACGGGCGCTCGCCATTCGCCCCAAGCTGCTGCTGCTCGACGAGCCCGCTGCCGGCCTGCGCAACCGCGAGATCGAAAGCCTCGACCGCCTGCTGAAGGAACTGGTCGCGCGCGACGGCATTACCGTGCTTCTGGTCGAGCACGTGATGCAGCTCGTGATGTCGATCTCGGACCGCATCACCGTGATGGCTTTCGGAGAAAAGATCGCGGAAGGCACGCCTGCGGAGATCGGCAGCAACGCCCGCGTCATCGAAGCCTATCTGGGAAAAGGAAATGAAAAAGGGGCCGCACATGGCTGAAGCCTTGTTGTCGCTGCGCTCGATCTCGGCCGCGTATGGCCGCATCCAGGCGCTGTGCAACGTGTCGGTCGACGTGCCCGAGGGCGAGATCGTCGCGCTGCTCGGCAGCAATGGTGCGGGCAAGACGACCACGCTCAACTGCATCTCGAACCTCGTGGACTGCACGCACGGCGAGGTGCGCCTGGCCGGCGAGCGCATCGACAGGCTCGGCTCCGACGCGCTGGTCAAGCGCGGCATCGTGCAGGTGCCCGAGGGCCGCCAGGTGTTCCGCGACATGAGCGTGCGCGAGAACCTCGACCTCGGCGCCTACCTGCGCCGTGACCGCGCGGGCATCCGCAGCGATCTCGAAGCGGTCTACACGATGTTCCCGCGCCTCAAGGAGCGTCAGCACCAGATGGCCGCCACGCTTTCGGGCGGCGAGCAGCAGATGCTGGCGATCGGCCGCGCGGTGATGGCGCGGCCGCGCGTGATGCTGTTCGACGAACCGTCGATGGGCCTGTCGCCGCTGCTGGTCGAGCAGATGTTCGAGATCATCGAGCGGCTGCACCGCGAGCAGAAGATCACCATCCTGCTGGTCGAGCAGAACGTGCAGCTCGCGCTGGCGGTGTCGAGCTACGGCTACATCCTGGAGAACGGCGAGATCTCCCTGCACGGGCCTGCTGCCCGGCTCGCGAACGACGAGGCCGTGCGGCGCGCCTACCTCGGCGTCTGACGCCGTTTCCCCCTGAAGGACAGTTCATGCTTCTCAAAGACAAACTCTCGCTCGTCACCGGTGCCGCGCGCGGCCTGGGCGAGGCCATCGCGCGCCGCATGGCCTCTGAAGGCGCGCTTGTGGTCGTGGTCGACCGCGATCTGGAAGTCGCACGGCAGGTGGCCGCATCGATCCGCGAAGCCGGCGGCCGAGCCGATGCGGAAAGCGTCGACGTGAGCGATGCGGCTGCGGTCGATGCGCTTGCTGCGCGCATTGCCGCGTCGCATGGGGACATCGACATCCTCGTGAACAACGCCGGCATCTCCGCGCGCTCGAAGTTCGACGAGCCCGGCGCGCGCGAGGCCTGGGACCGCGTGATGTCGGTCAACCTGCAGGGCGTCTTCAACGTCACGCAATCCTTCGTGCCGGCGCTCAAGCGCACGCGCGGCAACATCGTCAACCTGTCGTCCATCGTGGCCTTCGGTGCGGGCATCTCTTCGGCCGGCTACGTGGTGGCGAAGGGTGGCGTGCGCTCGCTCACGCAGGTGCTCGCGCGCGACCTCGCACCCTACGGAGTGCGCGTGAATGCCGTCGCGCCGGGGCTCATGGTCACCGACATGACCGCGGGCCAGCGCGAGACCGAGCACGGCACCGACTGGTACCTGAGCCGCGTGCCCGCCAAGCGCCACGGCGAGGCCGACGAGATCGCCGGGCCGGTTGTCTTTCTTGCGTCCTCGATGGCCAGCTACGTCAATGGCGTGGTGCTGCCGGTCGATGGTGGCTACCTGGCGGTCTGAGCGCTGCCTTCCAATGGAACAACCATGAACAACACCAGTCAAGACAAACCGCTCGTCCTCGTGACCGGCGGCGCCAGCGGCATGGGCCGCGCCATCGTCGAGCGCATGGCGCGCGACGGCTGGCGCGTGGTGATGGCCGACTACAACGGCGAGCTTGCCGGGCGCGAAACCGCCGTGCTGCGCGCGGCGGGGCTCGATGTCGAGTGCCGCGCCATCGATCTGACCGACGAGGCTGCGGTGCGCGCGATGGTGCAGCAGTTGCCGCCGCTCGCGGCGCTGGTCAACAACGCGGGCATCTTCGACGAGCGTGCATTCCTCGACGTGACATCGGCCGACTTCCGCCGCATGTACGAAGTCAACCTGCTGGCCGTGGCC
It includes:
- a CDS encoding SDR family NAD(P)-dependent oxidoreductase, coding for MAEHHAQPHGRLALVTGGGRGIGEAVCRRLAASGYRVVVADIDGDNARAVAEALGEGHHFRQFDVSEEAAVEAAFDDVESKLGPVAALVCVAGILLMPGGERSLIKDTTLEDWERTFAVNARSVFLCGRAYLRRREVAPVAHGRIVTFGSVAAQLGGYRSSATYIGAKSAVLGLTKAMARESAHLGVTVNAVAPGLIDTDMLRGTVRSSGALEAAAANIPLGRIGTVDDVAGAVDYLASEQAAYITGNVIDVNGGYRMQ
- a CDS encoding ABC transporter substrate-binding protein, yielding MKKNLLSALATSAALCALVPAAFAQSEPGLTDKTIKIGMFSPMSGASMNYGFDVINAARMYYDKVNKEGGVNGRKIELVVEDDRCNANDLLAAVKKLTEQDQVFLLNGGSCSAAVVGAREYVERAKIPLVMLNASGDGALYPPSRYIYGAFSISQHAVGGSMVQFASEQLKAKKIGYINHDDAYGGWNLESAQAQAKALGGVDLQVQSVNPNITDVTAPMLKIKAANPDVLLLTTYARPVSLIVKRAFELGFNKPIVLAVNSTADLKQLVENVGNKDAFKNVYIQEVLADLPGGPKLKWVYDMYKAAYPDLASKPGYPQTYMPYGIPSAMAVVNALKAAGPNPTREKVLAALSTMKFDSGVMAGPIEFGPDDRAAQEAAIYIKFDGSNMALVPGSYKSVWKYKP
- a CDS encoding branched-chain amino acid ABC transporter permease, giving the protein MSPSDIWLFVQQGVLSGIVTGSVYALLAVAIVMVFKTTDVPNFSQGEIFMAGGYAALFPLVVWGWPYWGAVLASIAVTALLAAAFQRVVMQRVTASRGVGVQLVIATLGFAYLLKGLVRKTGLGDTPRSLPSLVPQDPVMIGQASLTLLDLAIFGSAVVVMVLLYLMFTRTRTGQAMRAVGMNPRGAQIVGVKLGTIRMKIWALTGVISAISALLITPKILITPDIGHIAILAYAAAIVGGFASLPGAVVGGFIIGIVENLVGLFISSNAIVVAPFVAIMVVLLVRPQGLLGGKPQVKKV
- a CDS encoding branched-chain amino acid ABC transporter permease; translation: MSASSISSPWWDRTVLLAMAVVLAVLPFTTSGYVLYVVNLLMVFTVLALGMHLVIGETGQFALSHAAFFGIGIYTAGLINNQWQPPFFVSILAGAVLSAVLGWVIGLLALRMRDIYLALATFAFGEAMQWVFLNWERVTNGSNGLQMKPASLGGYQLMNDLQAYPFVVAIAALMLWLTVALSRSRLGSSFRAVRESDVAAIAMGVNTRAVKVTAFVLSAAFAGVAGGMYTLFTSFIHPESLGFQTTILILTMVVVGGLGSVRGAVAGAIVFGLVSELLRQAPSYQEIIYGGILMLFMMFLPKGMASLFAARRKQQRAASVAVMEKQA
- a CDS encoding ABC transporter ATP-binding protein, whose product is MNATAFLDVRDVSVVFGGLKAVNGLSFQVEQGRIHALIGPNGAGKSTTFNCISRFYTPTSGSVSFEGRELTRVSPHRMASLGIARTFQNLELFAELSVLENVLLGTHAHGANTLGRLLRRPDRETEDFALHLLERVGLAGERHQPARDLDFGRQKLLELARALAIRPKLLLLDEPAAGLRNREIESLDRLLKELVARDGITVLLVEHVMQLVMSISDRITVMAFGEKIAEGTPAEIGSNARVIEAYLGKGNEKGAAHG
- a CDS encoding ABC transporter ATP-binding protein yields the protein MAEALLSLRSISAAYGRIQALCNVSVDVPEGEIVALLGSNGAGKTTTLNCISNLVDCTHGEVRLAGERIDRLGSDALVKRGIVQVPEGRQVFRDMSVRENLDLGAYLRRDRAGIRSDLEAVYTMFPRLKERQHQMAATLSGGEQQMLAIGRAVMARPRVMLFDEPSMGLSPLLVEQMFEIIERLHREQKITILLVEQNVQLALAVSSYGYILENGEISLHGPAARLANDEAVRRAYLGV
- a CDS encoding SDR family NAD(P)-dependent oxidoreductase, producing the protein MLLKDKLSLVTGAARGLGEAIARRMASEGALVVVVDRDLEVARQVAASIREAGGRADAESVDVSDAAAVDALAARIAASHGDIDILVNNAGISARSKFDEPGAREAWDRVMSVNLQGVFNVTQSFVPALKRTRGNIVNLSSIVAFGAGISSAGYVVAKGGVRSLTQVLARDLAPYGVRVNAVAPGLMVTDMTAGQRETEHGTDWYLSRVPAKRHGEADEIAGPVVFLASSMASYVNGVVLPVDGGYLAV